A single Pseudomonadota bacterium DNA region contains:
- the queG gene encoding tRNA epoxyqueuosine(34) reductase QueG, whose product MLTDPRQAIRDRALALGFDAVGFAKATLADHARADLREYLARGYHGDMGWLAAKAERRGEPKALWPEAESVVMLGLSYAPADDPLALLAEPDRGNISVYARGRDYHDVIKVRLREMAEWMQRHVGGELKLFVDTAPVMEKPLAEAAGLGWQGKHTNLVSRTHGSWLFLGEIYTTLVLEADAAETDHCGSCSRCLEVCPTGAFPAAYRLDARRCISYLTIEHKGTIDAELRPLIGNRIYGCDDCLAVCPWNKFAQAANEPGFRAREELASPRLAELAELDDAGFRRLFAGSPVKRTGRDRFLRNVMIAIGNSGDAGLVPIAERRLDDASPLVRAMAVWALSRLVDAASFAQLRARRGAAETDGQVQEEWGRAAPA is encoded by the coding sequence ATGCTGACCGATCCGCGCCAAGCCATCCGCGATCGGGCGCTGGCGCTGGGATTCGATGCCGTCGGCTTCGCCAAGGCCACACTGGCCGACCATGCGCGCGCCGATCTCCGGGAGTACCTGGCGCGCGGCTATCACGGCGACATGGGATGGCTCGCGGCCAAGGCCGAGCGCCGCGGCGAGCCGAAGGCGCTGTGGCCGGAGGCGGAGAGCGTCGTCATGCTCGGACTCTCCTACGCGCCTGCAGACGATCCGCTGGCGCTTCTGGCGGAGCCCGACCGTGGCAACATCTCCGTCTATGCCCGAGGACGCGACTATCACGACGTAATAAAAGTGCGGCTCCGGGAGATGGCCGAATGGATGCAGCGCCATGTCGGCGGCGAGCTCAAGCTCTTCGTCGACACGGCACCGGTCATGGAGAAGCCGCTGGCGGAAGCGGCCGGCCTGGGCTGGCAGGGCAAGCACACCAACCTCGTCTCCAGGACCCATGGCTCCTGGCTGTTCCTGGGTGAGATCTACACCACGCTGGTGCTCGAAGCCGATGCGGCGGAGACGGATCATTGCGGCAGCTGCAGCCGGTGTCTCGAGGTCTGTCCCACCGGCGCCTTCCCCGCAGCCTACCGCTTGGATGCGCGGCGCTGCATCTCCTACCTCACCATCGAGCACAAGGGCACCATCGATGCGGAGCTGCGCCCGCTCATCGGCAACCGCATCTATGGCTGCGATGATTGCCTTGCCGTCTGTCCCTGGAACAAGTTCGCACAAGCCGCGAACGAGCCGGGCTTCCGCGCCCGCGAGGAGCTGGCCTCGCCGCGTCTGGCGGAGCTGGCCGAGCTCGACGATGCGGGCTTCCGCCGCCTCTTCGCCGGCTCGCCGGTGAAGCGCACGGGCCGCGACCGCTTTCTCCGCAACGTCATGATCGCGATTGGCAACAGCGGCGATGCGGGGCTCGTGCCCATAGCCGAGAGGCGCCTCGACGATGCGTCCCCCTTGGTCCGCGCCATGGCGGTCTGGGCCCTGTCGCGGCTCGTCGATGCCGCCTCATTCGCCCAGCTCAGGGCGCGGCGCGGCGCGGCCGAAACCGACGGCCAGGTGCAGGAAGAATGGGGGCGAGCCGCCCCGGCTTGA
- the queF gene encoding NADPH-dependent 7-cyano-7-deazaguanine reductase QueF, protein MTETLTQLGQRVALPATPGEAVLERVNNPHQGERYLVRFTCPEFTCLCPITGQPDFAHLVLDYLPGAYLVESKSLKLYLGSFRNHGAFHEACTLDIAKRLMREIQPQWLRIGGYWYPRGGMPIDVFYQSGPAPEGLWIPPQEVAPYRGRG, encoded by the coding sequence ATGACTGAGACACTGACCCAGCTCGGCCAGCGCGTGGCCCTACCTGCGACCCCCGGCGAAGCGGTCTTGGAGCGCGTCAACAATCCACACCAGGGCGAGCGCTACCTCGTGCGCTTCACCTGTCCGGAATTTACCTGTCTCTGCCCGATCACCGGCCAGCCGGATTTCGCCCATCTGGTGCTGGACTACCTGCCGGGGGCCTATCTGGTCGAGAGCAAGTCGCTCAAGCTCTATCTCGGCTCCTTCCGCAACCACGGCGCCTTCCACGAGGCCTGCACTCTCGACATCGCCAAACGGCTCATGCGCGAGATCCAGCCGCAATGGCTCCGGATCGGCGGCTATTGGTACCCCCGCGGCGGCATGCCGATCGACGTCTTCTACCAATCGGGCCCGGCACCGGAGGGATTGTGGATTCCCCCGCAGGAGGTCGCTCCCTATCGCGGCCGGGGATAG
- a CDS encoding response regulator, producing the protein MGALKPDDGRTKVLIVDDSGIIRTLVRQIIAVDEVFNVVGEAADGFAATLAVVKLKPDLVVLDIEMPKMSGIEVLERLKLLSQAKVIVLSSVAQAASEIAATAKRLGAFDVIPKPSGSVSLDLKPKRGRQLLEVMHAAVGLPPPDFNALALRAKERGPIESS; encoded by the coding sequence ATGGGCGCGCTGAAGCCGGATGACGGGCGCACGAAAGTGCTCATCGTCGACGATTCCGGCATCATCCGGACGCTGGTGCGGCAGATCATCGCCGTGGACGAGGTCTTCAACGTCGTCGGCGAGGCAGCGGACGGTTTTGCCGCCACGCTCGCCGTCGTCAAGCTCAAGCCCGACCTTGTGGTGCTCGACATCGAGATGCCGAAGATGAGCGGCATCGAGGTCCTGGAGCGGCTCAAGCTGCTGAGCCAAGCCAAGGTCATCGTGCTCTCCTCGGTCGCCCAGGCCGCCTCCGAGATCGCCGCCACTGCCAAGCGGCTCGGCGCCTTCGATGTGATCCCGAAGCCCTCGGGCTCGGTCAGCCTCGATCTGAAGCCCAAGCGCGGCCGTCAGCTCCTGGAGGTGATGCATGCCGCGGTCGGTCTGCCGCCGCCGGACTTCAATGCCCTGGCGCTCCGCGCCAAAGAGCGCGGGCCGATCGAGTCATCCTAA
- a CDS encoding hydantoinase/oxoprolinase family protein — MSLSRFRVGVDIGGTFTDIVFLGGDGRIHTKKISSSVEDYARAIIEGIGEIFAQTGLQPPDIAEIRHGTTVASNAILEHKGALTGLITTKGFRDVLEIRTLRMPRLYDIAWEKPPPLVERYLRKVVDERVDAVGNIQRPLDPKDAERAVDALLGEGVEAIAVCLLNSFVNPKHELMLKEIIQGKAPGIDLSISYEVLPEIKEYERTSTTVINAYVMPIVAGYLTSLRAALDRAGIAAPVLLMQSNGGLTTSAAATLRPMNIIESGPAGGVVGGQALARRIGLDKIVTFDMGGTTAKASLVESGQFTRAGEYQVGGGIMIGSRLLTGAGYLLKVPAIDLAEVGAGGGSIVWLDAGGSLQIGPESAGAAPGPVCYDQGGTRPTITDANVILGYINPGYLIGGALTLNAERARQVFADTIAARTGLDLADAAYGAHMIAASNMIRAIKAVSTERGRDPRDFALFAFGGNGPIFACSMAEALGMRRVVIPPMPGLFSSFGLLAAEVEHHYGRSFRRLIRTMDLAELNGAWDRLTADALAELASEGFAGAQTRIERFAALHYHGQTFELVVPAPSGPIDRHAVAHLEEAFGAEHERTYGHRAGPDEPVEIVAIQVIGRGLEQGPLLPERLVSSRADGTKLPPRQAYFGAKQGWLKTPVQRRTDLAKPMKGPCIVEEYDATTVVPPGATANLDGFGNILIELRVRRESPHPHPPPR, encoded by the coding sequence CTGTCGCTGAGTCGTTTCCGCGTCGGCGTCGATATCGGCGGCACCTTCACCGACATCGTCTTCCTCGGCGGCGACGGCCGCATCCACACCAAGAAGATCTCCTCCAGCGTCGAGGACTATGCCCGCGCCATCATCGAGGGCATCGGCGAGATCTTCGCCCAGACCGGCCTCCAGCCCCCCGACATCGCCGAGATCCGCCACGGCACCACCGTCGCCTCGAATGCCATTCTCGAGCACAAGGGGGCATTGACCGGGCTCATCACCACCAAAGGCTTCCGCGACGTGCTCGAGATCCGCACGCTCCGCATGCCGCGGCTCTACGATATCGCCTGGGAGAAGCCGCCGCCCTTGGTCGAGCGTTATCTGCGCAAGGTCGTCGATGAGCGGGTCGATGCGGTGGGCAACATTCAGCGCCCGCTCGATCCCAAGGACGCCGAGCGCGCAGTCGATGCGCTCCTGGGCGAGGGTGTCGAGGCGATCGCCGTTTGCCTTCTCAACTCCTTCGTCAATCCCAAGCACGAGCTGATGCTGAAGGAGATCATCCAAGGGAAGGCGCCTGGCATCGATCTCTCGATCAGCTACGAGGTGCTGCCCGAAATCAAGGAATACGAGCGCACCTCGACCACGGTCATCAACGCCTATGTCATGCCGATCGTGGCCGGATACTTGACCTCGCTGCGTGCTGCCCTCGATCGGGCCGGCATCGCCGCACCGGTCCTGCTGATGCAATCCAACGGGGGCCTCACCACCAGTGCGGCCGCAACCCTGCGCCCGATGAACATCATCGAGTCCGGGCCGGCGGGCGGCGTGGTCGGCGGCCAGGCCCTCGCCCGGCGCATCGGCCTCGACAAGATCGTCACCTTCGACATGGGCGGCACCACGGCGAAGGCATCGCTGGTCGAGAGCGGCCAGTTTACCCGTGCCGGCGAATATCAGGTGGGCGGCGGCATCATGATCGGCTCGCGGCTGCTGACCGGTGCGGGCTACCTCTTGAAGGTGCCGGCGATCGATCTGGCCGAGGTCGGCGCCGGCGGCGGCTCCATCGTCTGGCTCGATGCCGGCGGCTCCTTGCAGATCGGTCCGGAAAGTGCGGGAGCCGCACCGGGCCCGGTCTGCTACGACCAGGGCGGAACCCGGCCGACCATCACCGACGCCAACGTGATCCTGGGCTACATCAATCCTGGTTATCTCATCGGCGGCGCGCTTACGCTCAATGCGGAGCGCGCCCGCCAGGTCTTTGCCGACACCATTGCCGCCAGGACCGGTCTCGATCTGGCGGACGCCGCCTACGGCGCCCATATGATCGCCGCCTCCAACATGATCCGGGCGATCAAGGCGGTCTCGACCGAGCGCGGCCGGGATCCCCGCGACTTCGCGCTCTTCGCCTTCGGCGGCAACGGCCCGATCTTCGCCTGTTCCATGGCCGAGGCCTTGGGTATGCGCCGCGTGGTGATTCCGCCGATGCCCGGCCTCTTCTCCTCCTTCGGTCTGTTGGCGGCCGAAGTGGAGCATCACTATGGCCGCAGCTTTCGGCGCCTCATCCGCACCATGGATCTAGCCGAGCTCAACGGTGCCTGGGATCGGTTGACCGCCGATGCGCTGGCTGAGCTGGCATCCGAAGGCTTTGCGGGTGCCCAGACGCGGATCGAGCGCTTCGCCGCCCTTCACTACCATGGTCAGACCTTTGAGCTCGTCGTGCCCGCACCTTCGGGTCCGATCGACCGACATGCCGTTGCTCACCTTGAAGAAGCCTTCGGGGCCGAGCATGAGCGGACCTATGGCCACCGTGCCGGACCGGACGAGCCGGTGGAGATCGTCGCCATCCAAGTGATCGGCCGCGGCCTCGAGCAAGGCCCGCTCCTACCCGAGCGCCTGGTCTCGAGCCGGGCGGACGGGACGAAGCTGCCGCCGCGCCAGGCCTATTTCGGCGCCAAACAGGGTTGGCTCAAGACGCCGGTCCAGCGCCGAACCGACCTGGCGAAGCCTATGAAGGGCCCCTGCATCGTCGAAGAGTACGACGCCACCACCGTCGTCCCTCCCGGTGCCACCGCCAACCTCGACGGGTTTGGCAATATTCTGATCGAGCTAAGAGTTCGCCGCGAAAGCCCCCACCCTCACCCTCCCCCACGCTGA
- a CDS encoding hydantoinase B/oxoprolinase family protein, which translates to MSQIRDPIAFELFKNAIFSIADEMALTVYRTTYSGVLKDNMDYSTGFADAEGRLVAQGLTLPGHLGSVPTALESIMRHFRDDMAPGDIFIMNDPFDGGMHLPDIFVFKPLYHEGARLGFAATVCHHTDVGGRVAGSNASDSTEIYAEGLRIPPLKMYERGKRNETLFSFIEKNVRLPVKVFGDLRAQLAACHIAEKQFAELIAKLGAETVTQYMAETIDYAERLTRAAIRDLPDGSWSFEDWIDDDGVEVGKPIRLFVTVTKKGDGMVVDWTGTAPQVKGAINNTLSFTKAASYTAIRSVLPLGIPNNEGVFRAIEVVAPPGTVANGVLPAACAARGLTGFRMVDCCFGALAMMLPTRVFAASDGGNTGISIGGYHADRTPFIYVDFTCGAWGARPWADGLDGNSNMFANMASHSIEVTEAEQPLQLLAYEFVPNKAGAGRYRGGSAFRRDYRFMEEEGVLQVRSDRRTFRPYGLYGGSPGKPSANFLNPEAENTVLPSKLTMTIRKGDVFRHELAGAGGYGDPFEREPKKVLKDVRNELLSLDLARRDYGVVIDPRAWSVEEAETKQLRAELRRRRGWTEPPKVSREDPPAITAEAAE; encoded by the coding sequence ATGAGCCAGATCCGCGACCCCATCGCCTTCGAGCTCTTCAAGAACGCGATCTTCTCCATCGCCGACGAGATGGCGCTCACCGTCTACCGCACCACCTATTCCGGCGTGCTCAAGGACAATATGGATTACTCCACCGGCTTCGCGGATGCGGAAGGCCGGCTGGTGGCGCAGGGCCTGACCTTGCCCGGGCATCTGGGTTCGGTGCCGACCGCGCTCGAGTCGATCATGCGGCATTTCCGCGACGACATGGCGCCGGGCGACATTTTCATCATGAACGACCCCTTCGATGGCGGCATGCATCTGCCGGACATCTTCGTGTTCAAGCCGCTCTATCACGAGGGCGCCCGGCTCGGCTTCGCCGCCACCGTCTGCCACCACACCGATGTCGGCGGCCGCGTCGCCGGCTCGAATGCCTCCGACTCGACCGAGATCTACGCCGAGGGCCTCAGGATCCCGCCCCTGAAGATGTACGAGCGGGGCAAGCGCAACGAGACGCTGTTTTCCTTCATCGAGAAGAACGTCCGTTTGCCGGTCAAGGTCTTCGGCGATCTCCGCGCCCAGCTCGCCGCCTGCCACATCGCCGAAAAACAGTTCGCCGAGCTCATCGCCAAGCTCGGCGCCGAGACGGTAACGCAGTACATGGCGGAGACGATCGATTATGCCGAGCGCTTGACCCGGGCGGCGATCCGCGATCTCCCCGACGGCAGCTGGAGCTTCGAGGACTGGATCGACGATGACGGTGTGGAGGTCGGCAAGCCGATCCGCCTCTTCGTCACCGTCACCAAGAAGGGCGACGGCATGGTCGTCGACTGGACCGGCACGGCACCCCAGGTCAAAGGCGCCATCAACAACACGCTCTCCTTCACCAAGGCCGCCTCCTACACCGCCATCCGCTCGGTCCTGCCGCTGGGCATTCCCAACAACGAAGGCGTGTTCCGGGCGATCGAGGTGGTCGCCCCCCCGGGCACGGTGGCGAACGGTGTGTTGCCGGCGGCCTGCGCGGCGCGCGGTTTGACCGGGTTCCGCATGGTCGATTGCTGCTTTGGCGCGCTCGCCATGATGCTGCCCACCCGTGTCTTCGCCGCTTCCGATGGCGGCAACACCGGCATCTCCATCGGCGGCTACCATGCCGACCGCACGCCCTTCATCTATGTGGACTTCACCTGCGGGGCTTGGGGAGCCCGACCTTGGGCCGACGGGCTCGACGGCAACTCCAACATGTTCGCCAACATGGCCTCGCACTCGATCGAGGTGACCGAGGCCGAGCAGCCCCTGCAGCTCCTGGCCTATGAGTTCGTGCCGAACAAGGCGGGCGCCGGCCGCTACCGCGGCGGCTCCGCCTTCCGCCGCGACTACCGCTTCATGGAGGAGGAGGGCGTGCTGCAAGTGCGCTCCGACCGCCGCACCTTCCGCCCCTACGGTCTCTATGGCGGCAGCCCGGGCAAGCCATCGGCGAATTTCCTCAATCCCGAAGCCGAGAACACGGTGCTGCCCTCGAAGCTCACCATGACCATCCGCAAGGGCGACGTGTTCCGCCACGAGCTCGCCGGCGCCGGCGGTTATGGCGATCCCTTCGAGCGCGAGCCGAAGAAGGTGCTGAAGGACGTGCGCAACGAGCTTTTGAGCCTGGATCTGGCGCGCCGCGACTACGGCGTCGTCATCGATCCCCGGGCCTGGAGCGTGGAGGAGGCAGAGACCAAACAGCTCCGCGCCGAGCTCCGCCGCCGCCGCGGCTGGACCGAGCCGCCGAAAGTCTCCCGGGAAGACCCGCCCGCAATCACCGCCGAGGCCGCGGAGTGA
- a CDS encoding aminotransferase class IV: protein MTALRRSTDPARPALADPAAGVAFIEGAYVPITEAKISILDFGFTRSDVTYDVVHVWNGRFFRLDRHLERFQNSMRTLRMSLPYGKDDIRRILSECVKRTGLKNAFVAMVCTRGRPEPGSRDPRTCTNQFIAYAIPFVWIADLERQEKGLQAIISARPRIPALSVDPTVKNYHWLDMVMSLFEAYDKGAEIPILLDLDGNVAEGPGFNAFCVRDGKVLTPDQGMLEGITRRTMLDLCKGAGLALEVRKVSVQEFRDADEIFLSSTAGGVIPIVTLDRRIYGNGVPGPVTMQLRKLYWAKHDQGWEGTPIDYD from the coding sequence ATGACCGCTCTTCGCCGCAGCACCGATCCGGCACGGCCAGCGCTCGCCGACCCCGCCGCCGGCGTGGCGTTCATCGAAGGCGCCTATGTGCCGATCACGGAAGCGAAGATCTCGATCCTGGATTTCGGCTTCACCCGCTCGGATGTCACCTACGACGTGGTGCATGTCTGGAACGGCAGGTTCTTCCGCTTGGACCGGCATCTCGAGCGCTTCCAGAACTCGATGCGGACGCTGCGCATGTCGCTCCCCTACGGCAAGGACGACATCCGCCGCATCCTCTCGGAGTGCGTCAAGCGCACCGGCCTCAAAAACGCGTTCGTCGCCATGGTCTGCACCCGCGGGCGGCCCGAACCCGGCAGCCGCGATCCGCGCACCTGCACCAATCAGTTCATCGCCTATGCGATCCCCTTCGTGTGGATCGCCGATCTCGAGCGCCAGGAGAAGGGCTTGCAGGCGATCATCAGCGCGCGGCCGCGCATTCCGGCCCTCTCGGTCGATCCCACGGTCAAGAACTATCACTGGCTCGACATGGTGATGAGCCTGTTCGAGGCCTACGACAAGGGTGCCGAGATCCCGATCCTGCTCGACCTCGACGGCAACGTCGCCGAAGGCCCGGGCTTCAACGCCTTCTGTGTGCGGGACGGCAAGGTGCTGACCCCCGACCAAGGCATGCTGGAAGGTATCACGAGGCGCACCATGCTCGATCTCTGCAAGGGGGCGGGGCTCGCCTTGGAGGTGCGCAAGGTGAGCGTCCAAGAGTTCCGCGATGCAGATGAGATCTTCCTCTCCTCCACTGCCGGCGGGGTGATCCCGATCGTGACGCTGGACCGGCGCATCTACGGCAACGGCGTGCCCGGCCCGGTCACCATGCAGCTCCGCAAGCTCTATTGGGCGAAGCATGACCAGGGGTGGGAGGGAACCCCGATCGACTACGATTGA
- a CDS encoding CocE/NonD family hydrolase — MRVVSTFPRAVREIQHQWIPLADGTKLAARIWLPEDAARNKVPAILEYLPYRQRDGTYKRDASNHAYFAGHGYACLRVDMRGSGDSDGVLMDEYLEQEQLDAVEVIDWIAKQPWSTGAVGMIGISWGGFNGLQVAARRPPALKAIITLCSTDDRYADDVHFMGGCLLTNNMGWGCTMFAFNARPPDPLIVGEAWREVWRKRLEETPHFFETWLRHQRRDALWQQGSVNEDFGAIQCAVYAVGGWEDGYTNAIPRLMTGLKVPRKGLIGPWAHSYPHAAHIMPVGFLQDALRWWDQWLKGRDTGVMAEPMLRAWLQDSVEPRQRYTERPGRWVGERVWPSPQIKPKTYFLAPGRLVGGAGESVPLTLSSQQTTGIASGVWCPYGGDSDMPTDQREDDGNALCFDSEPLAERLEVLGAPEVTLELAVDRPLALICVRLCDVEPNGASTRVSYGPLNLTHRDGHAEPKPLVPGERIRVTVKLNDLGHAFLPGHRLRLAISTSYWPLLWPSPEPVTLTLFTGANAKLALPERPPRKEDSRLPPFQPAEGASAAKATELVPALRRVRVERDVAAGTQTYTFETSRGRTHFPQHGLTVELKGSNRFQIRPDDPLSARVESTWTTLHERPAGPKRPEWRVRTETRTVMTSTKTHFKLEARLEAYEGSTLVFERDWNTEIPRDGV; from the coding sequence ATTCGCGTCGTTTCGACCTTTCCCCGCGCGGTGCGCGAGATCCAGCACCAGTGGATCCCGCTCGCCGACGGCACCAAGCTCGCCGCCCGCATCTGGCTGCCCGAGGATGCCGCGCGCAACAAGGTGCCGGCGATCCTGGAATACCTGCCCTACCGGCAGCGCGACGGCACCTACAAGCGCGATGCCAGCAACCACGCGTATTTCGCCGGGCACGGCTATGCGTGTCTCAGGGTCGACATGCGCGGCAGCGGCGACTCCGACGGCGTGCTCATGGACGAGTATCTGGAGCAGGAGCAACTTGACGCCGTCGAGGTGATCGACTGGATCGCCAAGCAGCCCTGGTCGACGGGTGCGGTCGGCATGATCGGGATCTCCTGGGGCGGCTTCAACGGGCTGCAGGTGGCGGCGAGGCGGCCACCGGCGTTGAAGGCGATCATCACCCTCTGCTCCACCGATGATCGCTATGCCGATGACGTGCATTTCATGGGCGGCTGCTTGCTCACCAACAACATGGGCTGGGGCTGCACCATGTTCGCTTTCAATGCGCGGCCGCCCGATCCGCTCATCGTCGGCGAGGCGTGGCGCGAAGTCTGGAGGAAGCGGCTGGAGGAGACCCCGCACTTCTTCGAGACCTGGCTTCGCCATCAGCGGCGGGATGCGCTCTGGCAGCAAGGCTCGGTCAATGAGGATTTCGGCGCCATCCAATGCGCGGTCTATGCGGTCGGCGGCTGGGAGGACGGCTACACCAATGCCATCCCGAGGCTGATGACCGGCCTCAAGGTGCCGCGCAAAGGGCTGATCGGTCCGTGGGCGCACAGCTATCCCCATGCCGCGCACATCATGCCCGTGGGCTTCCTCCAAGACGCGCTCCGGTGGTGGGACCAATGGCTGAAGGGCCGCGACACCGGCGTCATGGCCGAGCCGATGCTGCGGGCCTGGCTGCAGGACAGCGTCGAGCCGCGCCAGCGCTACACCGAACGCCCCGGCCGTTGGGTGGGCGAGCGGGTCTGGCCGTCGCCGCAAATCAAGCCCAAGACTTATTTCCTGGCACCTGGCCGGCTCGTCGGCGGCGCCGGCGAGAGTGTTCCGCTCACCCTGAGCTCCCAGCAGACGACCGGCATCGCGTCGGGCGTGTGGTGCCCCTATGGCGGCGACAGCGACATGCCGACCGACCAGCGCGAGGATGACGGCAACGCGCTTTGCTTCGATTCCGAGCCGCTCGCGGAGCGCCTGGAAGTCCTGGGCGCGCCGGAAGTCACCCTGGAGCTCGCAGTCGACCGGCCGCTCGCCCTCATCTGCGTCAGGCTTTGCGATGTCGAGCCGAACGGCGCCTCGACCCGGGTCAGCTACGGCCCGCTCAACCTGACTCACCGCGACGGCCATGCGGAACCGAAACCGCTGGTGCCGGGCGAGCGCATCCGCGTGACGGTCAAGCTCAACGATCTCGGGCACGCCTTCCTGCCGGGACATCGCCTCAGGCTGGCGATCTCCACCTCCTATTGGCCGCTCTTGTGGCCGTCGCCGGAGCCGGTGACGCTCACGCTCTTCACCGGCGCAAATGCCAAGTTGGCGCTGCCGGAGCGACCGCCGCGGAAGGAGGATTCGCGGCTGCCGCCGTTTCAGCCGGCCGAGGGCGCTTCGGCAGCGAAGGCAACCGAGCTGGTGCCGGCCTTGCGCCGGGTCCGGGTCGAGCGCGACGTCGCCGCCGGCACCCAGACCTACACCTTCGAGACCAGCCGCGGCCGCACCCACTTCCCCCAACATGGATTGACCGTCGAGCTCAAAGGCAGCAACCGCTTCCAGATCCGCCCCGACGATCCGCTCTCGGCCCGGGTCGAGAGCACCTGGACCACCTTGCACGAGCGCCCGGCGGGGCCGAAGCGTCCGGAATGGCGGGTGCGCACCGAGACCCGCACGGTCATGACCTCGACCAAGACGCATTTCAAGCTGGAAGCGCGGCTGGAAGCCTATGAGGGGAGCACGCTCGTCTTCGAGCGCGACTGGAACACGGAGATCCCGCGCGACGGGGTGTGA
- a CDS encoding MFS transporter encodes MPSRSWLVLLAATVFIQVAANFMTQAVWVLAPALTSSAAVAPERIGDLAALVSLGSIIFFVFGGTLLLRFGSMRMIQAGILVTVASVGLLLFGSWPLMLLGNLMMGLGYGPSPPAGSDILARSVPPRQKALAFSVRQAGGPLGAMIAGATLPAIALAMGWRTALVVSAIVGIVCVMALQPLRAAVDATRQRDLQLSFRSMFGIASLLAPIRSMRLAPSLPSLTAAAVALALVHGSLSTFMVTYMTTEIGLPFTLAGITYSALQLGGMVGRIFVGWIADRVGTVIATLKVLAVTTTAMTLVMAAIQPTWPVALTLAVIVLTGIAATSWNGIHLAEVARLAPEGKVSEAASGSVFFTFLAYSLGPFLFSQAVSVVGSYGPVFAASALLGLVAGVALIFADRKAR; translated from the coding sequence TTGCCCTCTCGTTCCTGGCTCGTTCTGCTCGCCGCGACGGTCTTCATCCAGGTTGCGGCCAATTTCATGACCCAGGCGGTCTGGGTGCTGGCGCCGGCGCTCACCTCCAGCGCCGCGGTGGCGCCCGAGCGGATCGGCGATCTGGCGGCGCTGGTGTCGCTGGGCTCCATCATCTTCTTCGTCTTCGGCGGCACGCTGTTGCTGCGCTTCGGCTCGATGCGCATGATCCAGGCCGGCATCCTCGTCACGGTTGCGAGCGTCGGCCTGCTCCTGTTCGGCAGCTGGCCGCTGATGCTCTTGGGCAACCTCATGATGGGCCTCGGCTACGGCCCTTCGCCTCCGGCCGGCAGCGACATACTGGCGCGGTCCGTGCCGCCGCGGCAGAAGGCGCTGGCGTTCTCGGTGCGCCAGGCGGGCGGGCCGCTCGGCGCGATGATCGCCGGTGCGACGCTTCCGGCGATCGCGCTCGCCATGGGCTGGCGCACGGCCTTGGTGGTCTCCGCCATCGTCGGCATCGTTTGCGTGATGGCGCTCCAGCCGCTCCGCGCCGCCGTCGATGCCACGAGGCAGCGCGATCTCCAGCTATCCTTCAGAAGCATGTTCGGGATTGCGAGCCTGCTCGCCCCGATCCGATCGATGCGGCTGGCACCCTCATTGCCGAGCCTGACCGCGGCGGCGGTGGCGCTGGCGCTGGTCCATGGCAGCCTCTCCACCTTCATGGTGACCTACATGACGACCGAGATCGGCCTCCCCTTCACCTTGGCCGGGATCACCTATTCGGCGCTCCAGCTCGGCGGCATGGTCGGGCGGATCTTCGTCGGCTGGATCGCCGACCGGGTGGGCACGGTCATCGCCACCCTCAAGGTGCTGGCGGTCACCACCACGGCGATGACCTTGGTCATGGCGGCGATCCAGCCGACCTGGCCGGTGGCGCTCACCCTTGCCGTCATCGTGCTGACCGGCATCGCCGCCACCAGCTGGAACGGCATTCATCTGGCCGAGGTGGCGCGCCTGGCGCCGGAAGGAAAGGTCAGCGAAGCGGCATCCGGTTCGGTCTTCTTCACCTTCCTTGCCTACAGCCTCGGGCCGTTCCTCTTTTCGCAAGCGGTGTCCGTCGTCGGCTCCTACGGCCCTGTCTTCGCCGCCAGCGCTCTCCTCGGCCTCGTCGCCGGCGTGGCCCTCATCTTCGCCGACCGCAAGGCCCGCTAG